atgcccaggtttctgggtattcaacagaagctgtttgttcagcattttagttctctccctaatggggagtactctcgcctcatagtgtaggtggtgttctggggacataagaagaaagcccgtagcggttctgatggcagtattttggcaggcctgtattttcttccagtgagtaacgtttacgcttggcgaccatatcaggGACGCGTAGCAAGCAATTGGCCGCCCAAttactttgtaagtagtaatgatcgtttctttgtatttaccccaagtgctgccggcaagaggttTGGGGATTTTATTAGGGCTCTGGATTTTAGCAACAGTTACGGCTGCGGTTGTTCATACCACCTCCTCTCACCACCTAGTTACATGAAGATCTTGGTGTCGCTAGaacctcgcctgctaaagaaacaggattggtTACATGTGGGttaggttcacaattgggttgaagGTCGGGGAATCTATCAATggcgctgacaaccccttgaaaggttTGCACTACACAACTACTTGAATAATTTCGctattttggtcgcctcttatAACAGACGtacttgccgcgggtatattccaagcTTCTTTAGCCGCTGTGGCTCTACATATAATCCTAACTCTAGATATTATTTTAGACTTACGATTTTATGGATCAATCAAAATAAAACATTTCAAATCATTACTTCAAACTAAACTTGCTCTTTTTTTATAACCCACAGAAACCCCTCAACCTTCGCTGCATTGCCCGCGCAAAAATGGCTACTTCGGTCACGAAGCTGAAGGTATCTGCGATAAATTTTACTACTGTGTTGATGGACAATTCAATATGATCACTTGCCCAGCGGGTTTGGTGTTCAATCCCAAAACTGGAATTTGCACATGGCCCGATGAAGTGGGTGTGAAAGGTTGCAAATCGCAGGATATCTTCGAATTCCAATGTCCCAAAGTAAATGAGTCAGTTGCTGTGACACATCCGCGCTATGCCGATCCAGATGATTGTCAATTTTTCTATGTATGCGTAAATGGCGAGATACCACGACGTAATGGTTGCAAGCTGGGACAAGTATTTGATGATGATAAGAAACATTGCGATTGGTCAAGAAATGTGCCAGAGTGGTAAGAAAATTGTGTTTGAGCGAGGCTATGATATGACAGAAAAATAACATCAATTTTTTTGCTTATAGCGCCGATTGGTATAAAGATCGTTTGACTGATGCTGAGTTAGAGGAATTGGAAAATCCCAAACCAAAAAGCAAGAAACCTCAACGCGTGCGTGGTTCAAATCGTAAAAAGCCAGCTAAGGCACCTGTTGAAGAAGAGGAAGAGTAGAAGGCACTTTTGGTTGCTACGTAGTTAGCTTTGATTAAGtgatttttttcgtgttttttttctcaaataaattgtgaaagaattagattttttatttaaactgaAATGCGGTTTTTTTATCCTGCAGAAATTTTCTGAGATAGGCTAACAAGGCGAGACTTTC
The DNA window shown above is from Eurosta solidaginis isolate ZX-2024a chromosome 2, ASM4086904v1, whole genome shotgun sequence and carries:
- the obst-B gene encoding protein obstructor-E, translating into MAFLKVCVFAIVVGTTYAQRSNFRAGVGHPTSQRHKPVRATDPPPSEEGYVTTDECPEANGFYPDLHQCDKYYSCYEGTPTERLCADGMVFNDYSPREEKCDLPYNIDCSKRSKLQTPQPSLHCPRKNGYFGHEAEGICDKFYYCVDGQFNMITCPAGLVFNPKTGICTWPDEVGVKGCKSQDIFEFQCPKVNESVAVTHPRYADPDDCQFFYVCVNGEIPRRNGCKLGQVFDDDKKHCDWSRNVPECADWYKDRLTDAELEELENPKPKSKKPQRVRGSNRKKPAKAPVEEEEE